From Camelus dromedarius isolate mCamDro1 chromosome 12, mCamDro1.pat, whole genome shotgun sequence, the proteins below share one genomic window:
- the GAL3ST3 gene encoding galactose-3-O-sulfotransferase 3: MPPILQRLQQATKMLSRRKILLLVLGCSTLSLLIHQGAQLSWYPKLFPLSCPPLQDSPPRPKHMTVAFLKTHKTAGTTVQNILFRFAERHNLTVALPHPSCEHQFCYPRNFSAHFVHPATRPPHVLASHLRFDRAELQRLMPPGTVYVTILREPAAMFESLFSYYNQYCPAFRRVPNASLEAFLRAPEAYYRAGEHFAMFAHNTLAYDLGGDNERSPRDDAAYLAGLIRQVEEVFSLVMIAEYFDESLVLLRRLLAWDLDDVLYARLNSRAASSRLAAIPAALARAARAWNALDAGLYDHFNATFWRRVARAGRACVEREARELREARERLLRRCFGDEPVLRPAAQIRTKQLQPWQPSRKVDIMGYDLPSGRAGPATEACLKLAMPEVQYSSYLLRKQKRRGGVRVRPEPVLDNPPPRPIRALPRGHLGH, translated from the exons ATGCCACCCATCCTCCAGCGCCTGCAGCAGGCCACCAAGATGTTGAGCCGCAGGAAAATCCTGCTGCTGGTGTTGGGATGCAGCACCTTAAGCctcctcatccaccagggggcgcAGCTCAGCTG GTACCCCAAGCTGTTCCCTCTGAGCTGCCCGCCTCTGCAGGACTCTCCGCCGCGTCCCAAACACATGACAGTGGCCTTCTTGAAGACGCACAAGACTGCGGGCACGACAGTGCAGAACATCCTGTTCCGCTTCGCCGAGCGCCACAACCTGACGGTGGCCCTGCCGCACCCGAGCTGCGAGCACCAGTTCTGCTACCCGCGCAACTTCTCGGCGCACTTCGTGCACCCAGCCACGCGGCCGCCGCACGTGCTGGCCAGCCACCTGCGCTTCGACCGCGCGGAGCTCCAGCGCCTCATGCCGCCCGGCACCGTCTACGTCACCATCCTGCGCGAGCCGGCCGCCATGTTCGAGTCGCTCTTCAGCTACTACAACCAGTACTGCCCCGCCTTCCGGCGCGTGCCCAACGCGTCGCTCGAGGCCTTCCTGCGCGCGCCCGAGGCCTACTACCGTGCAGGCGAGCACTTCGCCATGTTCGCGCACAACACGCTGGCCTACGACCTGGGCGGCGACAACGAGCGCAGCCCGCGCGATGACGCCGCCTACCTGGCGGGCCTCATCCGCCAGGTGGAGGAAGTCTTCTCTCTCGTCATGATCGCCGAGTACTTCGACGAGTCGCTCGTGTTGCTGCGGCGCCTGCTGGCCTGGGACCTGGACGATGTGCTCTACGCCAGGCTCAACTCGCGCGCCGCCAGCTCGCGCCTCGCCGCCATCCCCGCGGCGCTCGCGCGGGCAGCGCGCGCCTGGAACGCGCTCGACGCCGGCCTCTATGACCACTTCAACGCCACCTTCTGGCGCCGCGTGGCGCGCGCCGGCCGCGCCTGCGTGGAGCGCGAGGCGCGCGAGCTGCGCGAGGCCCGTGAGCGCCTGCTGCGGCGCTGCTTCGGCGACGAGCCAGTGCTGCGGCCCGCGGCGCAGATCCGCACCAAGCAGCTGCAGCCGTGGCAGCCCAGCCGGAAGGTGGACATCATGGGCTACGACCTGCCCAGCGGCCGCGCCGGCCCGGCCACTGAGGCCTGCCTCAAGCTGGCCATGCCCGAGGTGCAGTACTCGAGCTACCTGCTGCGCAAGCAGAAGCGCCGGGGCGGCGTGCGCGTCCGGCCGGAGCCAGTCCTGGACAATCCCCCGCCTCGGCCCATCCGGGCGCTGCCCCGCGGCCACCTGGGCCACTGA